The stretch of DNA GTAACATGCCATGTCAAGGGATGGTAAGGTTCTGCGCGTTGCTTCGAATTAAACCACATGCTCCACCGCTTGTGCGGGCCCCCGTCAATTCCTTTGAGTTTTAATCTTGCGACCGTACTCCCCAGGCGGAATGCTTAATGCGTTAGCGGCGCCACTGAGGTGCATGCACCCCAACGGCTAGCATTCATCGTTTACAGCGTGGACTACCAGGGTATCTAATCCTGTTTGCTCCCCACGCTTTCGCGCCTCAGCGTCAGAACCGGACCAGACAGCCGCCTTCGCCACTGGTGTTCTTGCGAATATCTACGAATTTCACCTCTACACTCGCAGTTCCGCTGTCCTCTTCCGGTCTCAAGCCAACCAGTATCGAAGGCCATTCCGTGGTTGAGCCACGGGCTTTCACCCTCGACTAAATCAGCCGCCTACGCGCCCTTTACGCCCAGTGATTCCGAGCAACGCTAGCCCCCTTCGTATTACCGCGGCTGCTGGCACGAAGTTAGCCGGGGCTTATTCCTCCGGTACCGTCATTATCGTCCCGGAGAAAAGAGCTTTACAACCCTAAGGCCGTCATCACTCACGCGGCATGGCTGGATCAGGGTTGCCCCCATTGTCCAATATTCCCCACTGCTGCCTCCCGTAGGAGTCTGGGCCGTGTCTCAGTCCCAGTGTGGCTGATCATCCTCTCAGACCAGCTACTGATCGTCGCCTTGGTGAGCCATAACCTCACCAACTAGCTAATCAGACGCGGGCCGATCCTTCGGCAGTAAACCTTTCCCCAAAAGGGCGTATCCGGTATTAGCTCAAGTTTCCCTGAGTTATTCCGAACCGAAGGGCACGTTCCCACGCGTTACTCACCCGTCTGCCGCTGACCCCGAAGGGCCCGCTCGACTTGCATGTGTTAAGCCTGCCGCCAGCGTTCGCTCTGAGCCAGGATCAAACTCTCAAGTTGAAGAGCTGATCATAGCTGATCACAATAGTAACGGAGGCTCACGACCGACCGGCGTTTCCACCTGATCGTGTGAGCACCGAAACGTCAGACCAGCATCATCCTACTCACAGCTGGTTCGCGAAGAACCAGCCCGCAGGGACGACGCCGTCCACGCTTCTCTTTCTCGTATGAACTTGTCAAAGAGCAGATCTGGTCTAAGCCGGATCTCGTACCCTGAAGAACGAAAAGCTGAGCCGGGTTGCCCTGGTCTTGACCGTCTCGTCTCTCGGTAAGTCCTTCGAAGCGGCCAGTTCGTCGGCGCCCCGTCGGTGAGCGGCTGTCTAAGGGTAGCCGGCTCGCCTGTCAACACGGCCCCGACCCGGGGAGCGCGGCGGCATCAATGGGGGCAGGGCGCAGACAAGATCCTGCCACCGGTCGCGCGGCGACGATGGCCTGCACGCCCCACCTCATGCGCCGGCCCAGCGGGAAGACCGAGCGGTCGGCTTTGCCTACAATGAGCGGGCGATGCAGGAGACCGACGGCGGATGCGCACGACCCTTCCACCCATCGCGGTGATCCGCGCCGGGTTCAGCGGGTCCATGGCGGCTCTCCATCTGGGCCGGCTGCTGCCGGAGCGCCCGGTCCTGCCGTGCGAGAAGTCGAGCGCCTTCGCGCGCGGCCTGGCTTATGCGACAGGGTGCAGCGATCATCTGCTCAACGTGCGCGCTGCCAACATGAGCGCGTTCCCCGATCAGCCTGAGCATTTTTTTCGGTGGCTCGAAGGCTGCCCCCTCTACGGTGCCGCGTGGACCCGTTCGACACCGGCTGGGCTGTTCGCGGCCCGTGGGCTCTACGGCCGCTACCTCACTGACCTGCTGCTCACGACCTTGTCGAAGCCCAGGCCAGGTCCGCTCCTGATGCTCGAGAACGACGAGGCGGTCGATCTCGCGCCGACCGAAAACGGCTTCGATCTGACCCTCGCGGCCGGTCGGCGGCGCGGTCCTCGCCTGCGACAACCTGCGGGCGCCGCGCGGTCCGCGCAGCCGCTACGCGGCCGATCCATGGGACGATACTCCGCTCGACGACCTGCGGCCCGACCGGCCGTTGCTCATCGTCGGGACCGGACTGACCATGGTCGATGCCGTTGCGGCCCTGCGCTAGCGGCACTTCGCGGGTCCGATCATCGCCGTGTCACGCCACGGCTTGCTGCCGCAGGTCCATGCTGCGACGGCCCCGTGGCCTGCGTCGGCGATCCCGACCGCATCGCGGCGATCGCTTCTCGGGCTGCTGCGGTTCCTGCGCGAGGAGACGAGCCGTGCGGCGTCAGCCGGAATCGATTGGCGCAGCGTGATCGATGTGTTGCGGGGAGACAGCACCGGCTTGTGGCGCGGCTTGCCGCTCGCCGAGCAGCGCCGTTTCCTGCGTCATCTGCCCGCCTTCTGGGACGTGCATCACCACCAGATGGCACCGCCCGCGGCCAAGATCGTCGGTCGTGAACTCGCGGGTGGCGGACCGACGCTGATGCGTGGACGAGTGGCTGCGATCGATGATCGAGCCGGCCATGCCCGCGTCACGATTCACGCGCGCGGCGCCGCCGCTCCAGCGACCGTCGACGTGCAGCGGATCATCGATGCGACCGGCGTCGGACGCGTCGTCGATACAGACGACGTGCTCCTGTGCCGCCTGCTGAGCCGCGGGCTGATACGTCCTGACGCCCTTGGCCTCGGTCTCGCGGTGGCGGACGATCTCGCGGTGCTCGGTCAGCACGGCGAAACGGGTCGACCGCTTTGGACCCTCGGTCCTCTGCTGCGCGGTACGCTGTGGGAATGCACGACGGTGCCCGACATCCGCAGTCATGCGGCAGAGCTCGCCCATACGATATCGGAGCGACTACAGAATGTAGCGACCGGGGCGGACCGGGAGACGGCCCGAGCACAAGGCTCGACGCCGGTACCAGATACCTCGCGATCACAATCACTTGCACAATCACTCGCTCGCTCGCAAACCTGCACATGGCCCTTCGGCGGACGCCTTTTTCATTCCATAACCAACCTTATGCGAATCATGGAGTTCCAAGAGGCTCGGTTGGGCTGGAGAGGACCGATCCGGGCTCTCCCGGACCGGATCGAGGGCCCATCCCCGCACCACGCCTCAGAGAGCGGCGATCAGGGCCTTGGCCTTCGCGGCAACCTGCTCGGGCGAGTCGCCGGGCTTGTAGAGCGACGAGCCGCAGCCGTAGCCGCTGGCGCCGGCCTCACGCCAAGCCGGCAGGCTCCGTGCATCGATGCCGCCGACGGGTAACAGCGGGGTCCCCTTCGGCAGCACCGCCCGCAGGGCCTTCAGCATCGGCGGACCGCCGGCCTCGGCCGGAAACAGCTTGAGGGCGTCGGCCCCGGCATCGACCAGGCCGAACGCCTCGGCTGGGGTCAGGAAGCCCGGCATCGCCACCATGCCGCGGGCCTTGGCGGCGCGTACCAGGGCCGGATCGGCGTGCGGCGTCACCAGCAGGCGCCCGCCGGCGGCGGCCACCGCCTCGACCTCGGCCTCGCGGCGGATGGTGCCGGCGCCGACGAGCGCCCTGTCGCCGAGGCGCGCCACGAGGCGGCGCACGCTCTCGACCGGCTCGGGCGAGTTCAGCGGGACTTCGAGGATCGCCACGCCCTCGGCCACCAGCGCCTCGCCGATCGCCTCGACCTCGTCCGGTCGCACGCCGCGCAGGATCGCCACCAGGGGGCAGCGCGCGAGCCAGCCTGTCACATCCATTCGGTTCTCTCCGCGATCAGTGCCAGGCCGCGGGCAGCGGCATCCGGATCGCCCACCACCGCTTCGCCGCCCCTGAGGGCGATCGCCCGGCCGTAGAGCGCCATCAGCGGGCCGGAACCCACGAGGTGCACCAGCGCCGGTTGCGTCATGGCGGACGCCACCTCGTGCCCGATCAGCAGACCCGACAGGTAGCTCGCCGCATCCTCCGGCGCGAGCCGGCCGAACAATCCGAGGGCACGGGTGCCGAACAGGTGGTGGAGCAGCCCGCCCTCGTCCGCCGCGCGGGCGACACCGGCCTCGAAGGCCGGACCCACCTGCGCCGGCCCGGTCATCATCCGGCCGAGGATCGTGTGGCCGCCGAGCGCCGCGAACGCCTCGCCGGTCATGTGGGTGGTGAACCCGGCGATGCGCCCGTGCTCGACCCGCACCCACTTGGCGTGGCTGCCGGGCAGGCAGAGGAGCGCGTCCGCGGTTCCGCCGGCGAGCGCCCCGAAGACCTGGACCTCCTCGCCGCGCATCACCTCGGGCGTACCCGCCGGATCCTCGGCGCTCAGGCCCGGCACCAGCCGCACCGATGCGCCCGTGAACGGCACCGGCACGACGGCACCCGCCAGGTCCTCGAGGCCTGCCGGACAGGCGAGGTAGGGCGCCTCCTGCCAGCCCTGGCGGCTCCCGACCATGCCGGAGAGCAGCACGCGGGTCTCGCCGGCCGCCAGCCAGTCGCCGACCATCGCCGTCAGCGCCGCCGGAAAGCCGCCATCGGGCACCCGCAGGATGCCGCCGGCGCCCTCGCACCGCTCCAGCACTCCGCCATCCGGCGCGAGCCGGTAGGCGCGGGCGCTGCTCGTTCCCCAATCCACCGCGATCATGCCGGATGCTGTGCCCCAGGGGCGCTGCTGGCGCAACCGTCCGGCCATGGTCCCGCGCGCCCG from Methylobacterium aquaticum encodes:
- a CDS encoding 2-dehydro-3-deoxy-6-phosphogalactonate aldolase, producing MDVTGWLARCPLVAILRGVRPDEVEAIGEALVAEGVAILEVPLNSPEPVESVRRLVARLGDRALVGAGTIRREAEVEAVAAAGGRLLVTPHADPALVRAAKARGMVAMPGFLTPAEAFGLVDAGADALKLFPAEAGGPPMLKALRAVLPKGTPLLPVGGIDARSLPAWREAGASGYGCGSSLYKPGDSPEQVAAKAKALIAAL
- a CDS encoding 2-dehydro-3-deoxygalactonokinase, translated to MAGRLRQQRPWGTASGMIAVDWGTSSARAYRLAPDGGVLERCEGAGGILRVPDGGFPAALTAMVGDWLAAGETRVLLSGMVGSRQGWQEAPYLACPAGLEDLAGAVVPVPFTGASVRLVPGLSAEDPAGTPEVMRGEEVQVFGALAGGTADALLCLPGSHAKWVRVEHGRIAGFTTHMTGEAFAALGGHTILGRMMTGPAQVGPAFEAGVARAADEGGLLHHLFGTRALGLFGRLAPEDAASYLSGLLIGHEVASAMTQPALVHLVGSGPLMALYGRAIALRGGEAVVGDPDAAARGLALIAERTEWM